The Camelus bactrianus isolate YW-2024 breed Bactrian camel chromosome 13, ASM4877302v1, whole genome shotgun sequence nucleotide sequence gcacctatttGTGTTCCAAGCACTCTGCAGAGCTCTGGGGTTGCCATGGTGACCAAGAGAGAAATGTTTCCACTTTCATAGCTTCCTGTTTTTGAACAAATCACACATGAAGAGGCAACTGTAATTCAATTTGATAAAGACTCTGATAATGCGAAAACAGAGTATTCAGAGAGCGCATAGAAGGGGCACCCACTCCAGACTAGGAGGGCTGGGGCAGATCACCTAGTGGAAATGACATCTGAGACTTAAAGAAGTTAGGCAGGTGAAGAGATTGGTAGTTGGGTaccaaggaagagaaagaatgttCCAGAAAGAAGGAATAACAGCTCCAAAGGCCTACAGGCAGAGAAAGCATGCAGGGCCCGGGCAACCACAATTCGCTCAAGATAGCTGAAGCAGAGTTTGAAATGGGGTGCGGCAGGATGCGAAGCTGGAGAGGTGAGCAGGGGTGCGGATGTGAAGGGTAGCTATCATTTAACCTTTCTATGTATCTCACATACCACTTGCTTCCGACAGATGAACCTACTGTAGCCTGAGCATTCAGTGACAGGGGATAGGACTAAAGAATAATGTTTGTTGAGTCCCATCATGTGCTGAGGACGATGGAAGATCTCAGAGACCTTTGGTCCTGGACCCCAGTGCATACCATCCAGGGACCCCAAGCCAGTCAGGGGCCTTCCTCCCTTGTGGTTCAGTACATAGCAACAGCATCCTTCTGCTGTTGCCAGCAGCGCTCCCCACTCTAGAAACTAGTAATCTTCCTCAAGGTCTCCTCTGCTGTCTCTGCTGCTGTGACAGCCACAGCCAGGCCTGACATGGCCACTCTGGCTGGGGTGGACCTCACTGCACCGCTAGGTACTAGGAACTGAGCCAGGCCTTGCACATTCACCAGAAACTCTACAAGTAAGGGTGGTTATCTCCATTTGTACAAAgcgggaaactgaggctcagagacatccAATTACTTGTCACAAGCCACAAAGCTGTAAGTGGCAGGGCAGCATTTGGACCTGGTCCGATTTCACAGCCACCACAACTGCACAACAGTGCCTCCTTCCCGGTCACTACTGTTTCTTACTAGGATCCGTTACGTTGCTCTTCAGGTTTTCTTGTTGACACTTTTCTTGAAGATGGTCCTTAAATGTGTCCCTCCTGCAGAGGAAGCACTGAGTTCAGACACCCGAACCCTCAGGGTGTGATCAGTAATCAACATGCCCTCCCGGGCTCTAGTCCCGAGACTGAAGACAGCCTCCCCGCCACACTTTCACGGAGAATATGACAGTAACTCCTGATGTTGGCgagtattttaaaattcctccCAGAGGATCTGGTGAGTTTTTTCCTGCAGGCAGATTTTGGGGCAGCCCTTGATCTATCTAAGCATGTCACCTGTGTGCGACCAGCACGTGAGGTTCCTTCTTTGTGACCTTCCCCAGACTCTCACTgcatattgtttttaatttacttttatttgtgtCACCTTCTTTCATGACCATTTCAATGTTAATTTTCATGCCAAATGGAATAGGTTTTTCTGTCCGtctgctccctcctgcctcttctttTAAACACCAACAAGGCCCAGGGACAAGTCTTAGGCGCGCAGTGAAGATGGATGTGTTCGCTAGCAAGCTTCAGGTAGGGGTACTCATGAATCAATCACTCGGCTTTTATTAAGTGTCTCTTTGCTAAAAGCATGGCTTTCCCTGCAGCCAGATGGCCCTGGTTCTGCACTGCTGAAGGTAATCTGGACCCTGTCACTAATTACTCTTCTTCCTGGCAGCAAGTAGAAGAAGcgattttcaaattgtttttattgATCACAGGGCATTTTCTCTAGAATACTACTCTCTGTAAAAAAGGGGAAGTATTCCAGTTAACAGAATAAGAAAGTGTTATAGAGGAAGGCAGTTTACGTCGTAGTTAGAAGGCACAATTTGGAGTCAACAGACCTGAGGTTGAACTCTTGCCTCTGTCCTTTACTAACAAGGGCAAGTCACTTCAACTCTTCcaacctcagtttctccctctacaaaatgggaatattaattCACAGAGCTGATATAAGGGTTAGGTTAGTAGAGATTAAATAAGACAGTAAATAGTTTGGCTCAGGAGgtactgttatttttattgttgtttattGTTATCAAGGGAGTCATCTCCCTGTCTCTCTTCAGACCAATCTGATATATTTTTATCTGTTCCTCTTCCCTCCATACAAATTCTCTTTCCTCTACAAAGGTAGGGCGTGATCTTGCTTTCATGAACACTCCAACTCTCATCTTTCATAATTACATGATAAAATTAAGACTTAAAGAAATTACAGCTGACTTCTTGCTTTCATTTAGCCTTCTTCAGTAACGATCATTTTCATTGCAGAACGATGAAGTGGAGTTTGTCCAAACTGGCTATGGGAAGGATATGGTCAAAGTTCTTCGTGTTCAGCGAAATGGAAAATATCACAGCATTAAAGAGGTGGCAACTTCGGTGGAACTTAATCTGAGCTCCAGAAAAGACTACCTGTATGGGGATAATGCAGACATCATCCCCACAGACACCATGAAGAACACAGTTCATGTCCTGGCAAAGACCAAAGGCGTATGTCGCATACTTCTTAGATGATGCCCGTCTTGATGCAGAATTCACTGTATTATAGTATGAGGGTATTACTTGCTTATTTCAAGTTCCCTTTAACTTCAAACCCTATTTTTACGTTTAAgctattaaaatttttccttttctattctaATATTCTCAGCTTTacagaaaatctttttttaattaaactcacctctttgttctcttctttttttttttttctcctttgttcccTTTTCTTGGTTCTCAACTCACTACATCTTTTAGGTAGAGAATCCTATTTGACAGATTTACACATTGTCTCTTAATTAGTGTCATTGGCAAATCAAGGCCTTGACACGatttcagaatataattttacacatttttgtcttgcatttctctgagtcctgttatttttttcttctagaatggTGTTTATAGGAGAAAGTACCACTTCTCCTCTTGGCATTACTATAGAAGAAAATCTTGAGTATAAGATACGTTTTGAAATCTATTTGTCCAACTTTTAACGCCTTCCGAATTTTCCCAACTCCATGACCACATAGTGTCCCTATTTGGTGGTAATTATACCCATTGAAAGGATCTTGGAACTAACAGAATCTGAGTTTTTAGCACTTCTATGTCAGGTTTCTTCAAGTGTGAACGAAGCCGTGCTGGACGACCAGCAGATTTCTGAGCAActcaagataatttttttttcattggctGAGAAGCCTAGAAAGGCAAGACGTGTAGACTGGAAAGCTTCTTTTCTAATGCTTTTGTATGAAATTCATACCCATAATACATGAAATGAGCAAAATAATTGGAATATTATTTCTGCAAGGCCTCTCTCCACCCTGAACCTTTCTCTTGCTGATCAGAATGCCTACACAGGGCTCTGGAAAAAGCCATTGCTTTCTTAAAAAACTACATTGAAAATAAGCCTCTATGCTGTGATATAGCATAGGGCCAAGTAACAcaaattcttttatttcctgTACTGAGTGAGAGGTACAGAAAAGTGAAGGAACGGCcctagatattaaaaataatttaagtccaTTCATTGTAGATAGAATGTAATTTCTTATCCGTACCAGGATACTTTGAGAGTGAAATGGAATGCTTATTTATAATTATTCTGGGTCAACAGgtataaaataaaactatcttGGAGAAATCTGATTATAGGTAAATAGTTTACCTGAATTACAGGCAAAGCCATAAATAATCTGTAGACTGTACTAGGACCATAAAATATTGCCTAGAGATTAGTATGAAGAATTTGTGTGGACGTAGGGAGCTGCTTTATAGGGGTAGAGAGCTGAGCTGGGGATGGTCACTAGGAGGCCTGTTTGCAAGGCAAGGGAGCTGAAGTGACCCTTCATGGACATTTTTCCTTGGGAAATTGGGAGGCCTGTTggccagcctcgtaaagggagcAGGGTGTTCTGGAGCATACTGCAGGACTTCCGCTGGCACAGGTGATGGCCGAGCTCAGCATGAGGAGAATCTGAATGCTAAGATAACTTCTTgctcatccgttgatggacacaTCCCCTCCTGCaaacaagtttcttttaaaaacagggtATTCTCACCTGGTGGTGGCAATCTATTAACCACACTTAGAAGCCCTTGCAAAAATTAGGATAAAGACCAGTTCATCTCTAAGActgtttctaattctttgtttctctgattctaaaaaaaaaaagcatttcatcAGGAAATAGAGTGTTGtggatatttaaaaatgatttttaagtgGGGCAAGTATTTCTGATCACTAGCATTTGTTTCTCTTTACAGATTAAAAGCATAGAAACTTTTGCCATGCATGTCTGTGagcatttcctttcttcctttaatcATGTCATCCGAGTTGGAGTCTGTGTGGAAGAAGTTCCTTGGAAGCGTCTTGAAAAggtttccttctttatttatgCTTTCAGTTTAATTAAATTAAGAAGTTGGTTTTATGATATATGCTGAAATTTtattggaaactttttttttctaattttcagaaTGGAGTTAAGCATGTCCATGCATTTATTTATACTCCCACTGAAAAGCGCTTCTGTGAGGTTGAGCAGATGAGGAGTGGTGAGAAGTGTTTTTCATGTTTTGATTCTGCAATAGCAatatcagttttttctttttttctctgtttattaacATGAAGGAAAACCTTAGAGAATTTTGAAGTCTTTTAAATCTGAGATGGGAATGAGCATTGTGACCTTAGATTACATTAAAGAACTATcaatttttttatcttaaaaatataaaaatggaataataccCTTTGCAACAAATTTGTGGAGTGGAGTAGATCATTTTTATTGCCTGATCTTGAGGCAAGGGGTAAAAAAAATGTGCAGACTGACAAAAACCCGAATCTCTGAATTTTCTGACTGCTGCTTTTGGTACTATGCCATATTATGATTGTAATAACCTTTATAGGAAATACCTAGTAAGTAACAATCAAGTTTCCTTAAAATTCTATTTGTCGTAATGATAAAACCACTGATACTACTATAATTACCATGAAATGGAcctcatttaaaataacaatgacaGTGATCTAATTCTTTCTGTTTACCAAGAAATCTAAAAATTAACTGTGGAAATAATTACAATACAGACCTTATTAGTACTGATGATTGAACTTAGCAAATATTAAAATTCCCAAAGCTCGTCTTTCATTGATTTGTTGAGGTTGTCAGAGCAGAGTTCAGTAAATGGCGAAGAGTTAGACTGGAATATCTCAAAGAACCATGAAGCCAACATAGTAGAAATATCTcaatcctaaaaaaaaataaactttaatggTCATTATAAATTGAGAATGTGGACTCTGAAcgtttttctcttctatttttctttccttttctctctcttctcctctcctcctctttcctgctcattcgtctctttttcttttctttgtatgtctctttctctttcttctctagcTTACTTTAGTAAGAATTTGAGGTGGCATCTCATAAACTGCAGAAATATTAAAAGGTTAATTAAATATTAACTCCCTCCTGTTCTGAGTTCTGTTGGATAATGCCATCCCTTAGAAAGTCCTAGTATTGTAGCCTATCATgtaatatttttccctttttatgttgAATTCTAGACACAGCCAGGGCCTTCTCAGTGTTTAACTAACAGTTATGAAATTATTATCCTGTAAAGGAGACCAAATGACTAGTTGTTGAGTTAAGTTGAAGagacaatgatttttttaaccCCCCAAATGGGTAGTCATGTGAAACATTCACTTGTTGACTGAGCTGTTTGTTAGTTAAGATGtaacttcctttccttccttccttccttccttcttgccttTTGTGTGTGACTTTGGAGGAGCGAGAGAAAGAAAGGTTTCCTGATACCCCAGGCCAGTGTTTTCCTGTACAAACCACTCTAAACTGGCACTTCCCagcagaaatataatgcaagctatctatctaattttaaaattttctagtagtcacatcagaaaagcaaaaagaattttaataatacatttgatttaacctaatatatataaaataccacTTAAGTATAtagcaaatataaaaattactaatgaaatacttaacatgtttttaaaattaagtgttTGAAATTCTTTATATTTAGAGGACATCTCAGTTCTCATTTACCATTTTCCAAATgcttaatagccacatgtggctagtggctatcaTGTTGGTTAGCACAGCTCTAAACCATTTCAGGTGATTTTTGCAATTACTTAGCATATTCCTTATTCTACTTTCAGTTATGTAAAATAATAGCAGGGGCTAGAACTAGATTTCAGGAGAGCTAACTAAAAAAATGAGAGCCTCTATGAAATATAGTAATGTCAGTCATGGAAACACTATTCATTCAACAGTGATTCTGAGGACTTTTTATGTATACGAGGGGCAGTAGATTCAGAGGTGAATAAGACATTCTCTGACCGTGGTGAGTTCCCAGTAGATGAACAGTAGGAGATAGACTTATAAAAAGATTTATTGCAATATGAAAGGCTAAAGACCCTTATAAAGGAATTAAAGTTATGGGATGGGAGCAAAGAGGTGCAGAAAATTAACTTTCTAGGGCAGTTTGGAAAGTTTGACAGGGAGGAGGAAATATTCCAAATGACTTCTGAAAAATGATTCAGAGCGTACTGGGCATAGAAGGAGGAACGGAAATTACCAGCAGAAGAAACAGAACATATATGGGTAGGAATCGTAAAGGAGTGGAAAAGGGAAACTAAACTATTTTCATCTGCGCCTGCCTCATGCGGATCACCCTAGTGGGCAAGTCATTTTCGTATTGAAAGGGGAAAGCGTTTGAGGAATGACAGCAGCTTGGAAGGGTTCAGTTTTTAGAATGGAAGGAGCAGATGAAGATGAAGAGGTTGGTTTGGGCCTCATGTAGCATACTAATGAGATCGGTGACTCAAAGGCAGTTTTACACGGTAGTTAATAAGCCCACAGGCCTTGGAATCAGACTCTGAAGTTGAGCTCCACTAAGTAATAACTTTGTGGCTGTAAGCAAGTTGCATACACTACTTCAGTGGTTTTTCACTCGTAAGATGAGGATAACAGTGTCTGCCTCAACAACTGTCCAGGTAATTAACAGAGATAAATCTTAATGTAAAGCGTTTAgcccagtacctggcacataagaAAGAtagctgttgttgttgttgttgttattgttgttgttgttgttgttgttattattattgttattattattattattattatttagcatGACAATAGAAATCCACGGAGGGGCTTAATGTATAGTGTGTGCTGATTAGTAATTTTGACCAAGGTTGTAGTGAACTGGCTGGAGAAACCGGCAGTAATGAGATGTTGAAGAAATGATGGAGTCTGAAGGAAGGCAGTAAAAGTAGACATGGAGAGACtgcagaggtgggggagaggcATTATAGGAAGCACTTCTGAAGTGTACTTAATAGGTCTGAGTAGTTGAGTAGGGATGGGAGGTTGGAGAAAAGGAGGGGTTAAAGTTACCCTAAAGTCAGCAGCCTAGCGGAGTTGACTAGGAAGAATACATGCACTGAGGAAATTTCACGGGGAAGCTGGTGAGTTTGGGAACAAGGGACAGAGATAGATTTGGAGACTGATGGTAGGTCAAGCCATGGGGAAGAAAGAACGTTCCAGAAAAACATAtaaagggagaagaggaaagatgAGAGGGGCCTGGGGAAAATTCCCCAGCTTAAGGGTTGGACAGTGTAAAGGATGGGAAAGAAGAATGGCCAGAGAAATAGGAGGAGGATTGGAGACGGTGTCATggatgcaaaagaaaaatacatctcGAGAAAGGAGGGATAGTTAGTGGGTAACAGAATGCATGACAAGTAGGTTTCGGTGCAGTGGCTCCGCACACAAAGTTCACCGCCTTTTGTAAAAGTGGAGTTaagtgtgtgcgcgcgcgtgtttgGAGGATGCTCTGCTCCTGGAAGTTATTCAAGTACCCGGTTGATATAATCAGACATTTTTCATCCTTACTTTTTGGTGCCACCTTGAGAGTAGATCCCCATCCCAGACaaccaggagaggggcagagctTGGAGGAGCAACAGGAGGAAGCAGATCCCTCAAGCCGAACACCAGGTTCTGAAGGCAGCACAGAGCACAGCAGCGGGAGGGAACCCCGTCTCACGGCCACGCCTAACGGCAAGGAAGGCCAGGAAATGTAGTCCAGCTAAGGCCCGGGAGGAAGATGAAGAGCTAGCGGTCTCTGCCACAGGAGGTTAAGGAGTTGGGTTAACAGAGACTGGAGAGAGTGTGCAGTTTGGCAAATAGGCGTCGCTGATGACCTCTGTCCACGAGAATATTTCGCAGATCCCTGGAGGTGGAAGTGGAGTAGCCAGATACAGGGCTCTGCTGATCATAGGAAGCAAACAGACTGCTCTTCACACCCTGTTCTTTCCAGGAATTACCAGGAACTATCATCAGCCAGAATTCTAGTCACCTGGCGGCTGTGGATTGGAAAAACTAATCATCAGAATCAGGCCAAAAGCTTTCCTTTCTGCAGAAAGCTTCAAGGTGTTGCGATCTCCGTGGCAGTGTCCCTAGGGCTCCAGCTTGACTCGTCTCGCGTCCAGCGCCCCTCTGACGGCATGCGGGCTGGCACGGGTCGCCAGGGGAGGAGGCGCCTGCTGCCGAGGgtgtgtgcagtgtgtgtgtgcacaccttCCTGAATGTGTGTGTCgttctgtgttgtgtgtgtggaGATGACATTTGTACTCTGTCCCTTTTTGGAGAGTAGGGATCTATGTGTTTTTTGCTAACAAAGTTTAATTCTTAGTTTGCTTATTATTCAAGAGCTAGAACAGTAAATATTGCGAGGTGAGTCAGTGTACGATCGTTGTCATAAGAAATGCCCTTGCATAAGCTTAGCTGAAGAAAGTAATCATTATCTTTCACACACACGCCCCCCAGTTCACGTGCGGAAGGCTGCTGGTACCAACCTCCCAGCTGGGCCTTTGGTGCGGGGCTGGCCGGGAGGGTGAGGACTCTGCCCCCTCAAGCGCGTGCGCTCAGTCACACATGCAGCCTGCAGCCCTTCCCAGCAGGGTGTGTAACTGGGTTTCTCCTGTAGGCTGGATTTATTCTTATCAATTGAACAAACATTTATAGAAAGCCTGCTGAATCTCAAGCACCCATTTTAGGCCCTGAGAATTGCTGTAAAACTCCCATTACcctatttttttcccagtgtatCTTTTAAGCTACATCATGAAGTATACTTTTAGCTGTTTCAAAGTCTGCTAGTTCCATGGAAGAatctgggagagagagagagacgtcTGCTCACTGCAGGGATGAGGGCCGCTGTTACATCTGTGACTTCCCAAGCTCCGAGGGGAGAGCTGGGCTCCGCGTTTGTGATGCAGGCTGTCGTTGCAGGTGTTACAtggaacatacacacacacaatttgaatTATAATTCCCAATTCTTTAAGCATCAAATTTCTCCCAATCTGACACTAATTATAAAAACTCAACTAAAGCATATCCAAATACAGGAATGAGATTTCAAGTAAGAGATACTGCCTTCTGGTGGTGAAAAATAATCTATTGACGTGGAGACTAGTAGGCGCAGGAGGATGGTCTTAAGGAAGGGGATTGATGAAACTTAAGTCCCGGAGGAGAATGGATTTAAGAGGTGTCAAGCAGGGCAGGCGGATGAAATGAGGTGGGGAAAGTGGGAGACAGACAGAGGCAGCCTCTGCCAAGAAGGCTGCCGATGTCCTTTTGATGCCAAGATAAGGTAACTCCTCAGTTATCTTATTCCAGAAGAAAAGTTCTTGGCAAACCcaagatctttttaaaatcatcttgatCACCACCTAGTTGTACAACAGCCCAGTGAACGGTCCTCCATCTGGGGGATGCCATCTCTCCCGTCCAGAGCCAGAGCTGCACAGAGAGAGCTTCCACCCTCCCCGCCTGGGCTAAATGGACTCTCAAAGGCAAATGATATTTAATTGGTCTTCACTGTTTCCAGCACTTTACAAGTTTGAGGTTTTCTACTAGAATGatttaatatagttttaaaatatcctcCTTGTAgctatttgtgtcctttttggaGGTGTTAAATGTAGAAGCAATTATCCTCTTGgtgacaggatttttttttcttggctcaGTAACGCTTTGTGCTCTGTGACACCTGATGCGTAGGTAAGGAATCGGGGTGATTTTCTCTTAACTTGCAGTGAGTTTCTTCCCCTTGGAGAGCTCAAGGAGTAGGATGCGTGCTTCCCGGGGAGAGAAACCACAATCTGTCAAGTGTGTAGGAGGAcatcagaagctagaaaagatTATGTTCTAAcaaagtaaaatgggaaaatcTTGCTTTTGCATCACTCCATAACCATGGCCGAAAGGCAAAATAGAGCTGATTAAGTGGTTTCATGGGAAGGAACCTAGAAAAGGGCAGTCTTTTTGGTTGAATTACTTCTTGGAATCTTTTTTAGAGTGTGTGAGGCATCATATTTTTAGTTGATGGGCCCATGAATTTGAAAggctcaggttttttttttttaccagtgtTCAGAAAGCTGGGGCATCGCCAACAGGGAAGGGAAAATAAGCTCCCAGATTTCATCCCGAGTGTCTAATGTGCgccaagaaaatgtattttttcacgTTCAAAGAGaataggtttttgttgttgttgtttactcGTAGGATGACGAGCGTGCCAGAGGAGATGGTTTGCGTTCTGCCTGAACTAGAGCAGTAGTGAATCGTCTTTGAGAACATGAGATGTTTTATTCGGTGAGAAGCTGAGGCCGAAACACATTAGAAAATGCAGCTGCCTTCTCCATTTTCAGATCGTTAGCAAGAAAGTAGATCATTTCAAAGTTGCCTGGCAGACTGACACTCCCCCCAGGTCAGCAAATCTCATCCCAGGGCTGGCGTGGACTGGGCTGGCATGTCAGAAGTAGTTTTAGACCCCAATGAGCCTTTGTGAAGCATGGGAAATATTTACAGGTGGTTGAACTCAATAAGAAACAGTTGTGGCAAAATCATCAATGTAACTTTTATAGAGCATTTCCAATGGGGCAGCCATTTGACTGAGTCCTTTATATGTATTATCTTAGACATCTGTCAGCACCAGGAAATAGTTATGATTATCACCTCCTGGGGATGAAAAAGTCAAGGTAGAGAGAGAGGGTAAGGAGTTTTCTCAGGGCAACACTGCTCATAAATAGGGGAGGAGAGGCACTGAGAGCACCGGGAGTGAATTCAAGGACTCTAGTCCCAAGACTGTGGACTCAACACTGCATCCAGAAATCCTTTTATGACTGAGACCATTGGAGGAGCCAAAGTCTGGTCGGCTCACATGGATGCTGGCGGTCAAGGCCAGCTGTATAGGGAAAGTAGAAATAAAGTTTGCCTTTGGTTTCCTTCACCTTCTCTCTATCCCTCTTCACGGGTTCCCCACTGCTTGTTCTAACCCCACTCCTGATTGCAAAtccaagtttattttctataggattttttttc carries:
- the LOC105075495 gene encoding uricase isoform X3 codes for the protein MTVTPDVGEYFKIPPRGSGFSVRLLPPASSFKHQQGPGTSLRRAVKMDVFASKLQNDEVEFVQTGYGKDMVKVLRVQRNGKYHSIKEVATSVELNLSSRKDYLYGDNADIIPTDTMKNTVHVLAKTKGIKSIETFAMHVCEHFLSSFNHVIRVGVCVEEVPWKRLEKNGVKHVHAFIYTPTEKRFCEVEQMRSGRPVIHSGIKDLKVLKTTQSGFEGFIRDQFSTLPETKDRIFATQVYCRWRYHPGRDVDFDATWDTMRDIILKKFAGPFDRGEYSPSVQRTLCDIQMLSLSQIPEIEDVELSLPNIHYVEIDMSKMGLINKEEVCTK
- the LOC105075495 gene encoding uricase isoform X1, whose product is MTVTPDVGEYFKIPPRGSGFSVRLLPPASSFKHQQGPGTSLRRAVKMDVFASKLQNDEVEFVQTGYGKDMVKVLRVQRNGKYHSIKEVATSVELNLSSRKDYLYGDNADIIPTDTMKNTVHVLAKTKGIKSIETFAMHVCEHFLSSFNHVIRVGVCVEEVPWKRLEKNGVKHVHAFIYTPTEKRFCEVEQMRSGRPVIHSGIKDLKVLKTTQSGFEGFIRDQFSTLPETKDRIFATQVYCRWRYHPGRDVDFDATWDTMRDIILKKFAGPFDRGEYSPSVQRTLCDIQMLSLSQIPEIEDVELSLPNIHYVEIDMSKMGLINKEEVFLPLDNPYGRITGKLKRKPTSKL
- the LOC105075495 gene encoding uricase isoform X2 encodes the protein MTVTPDVGEYFKIPPRGSGFSVRLLPPASSFKHQQGPGTSLRRAVKMDVFASKLQNDEVEFVQTGYGKDMVKVLRVQRNGKYHSIKEVATSVELNLSSRKDYLYGDNADIIPTDTMKNTVHVLAKTKGIKSIETFAMHVCEHFLSSFNHVIRVGVCVEEVPWKRLEKNGVKHVHAFIYTPTEKRFCEVEQMRSGRPVIHSGIKDLKVLKTTQSGFEGFIRDQFSTLPETKDRIFATQVYCRWRYHPGRDVDFDATWDTMRDIILKKFAGPFDRGEYSPSVQRTLCDIQMLSLSQIPEIEDVELSLPNIHYVEIDMSKMGLINKEELPLIRGLLDAGLSVSEAGVP